The following are from one region of the Erwinia billingiae Eb661 genome:
- a CDS encoding ABC transporter permease, protein MNRYILTLILRRIGSGLLTLLIVSALVFLITSMLPGDAAQMILGQSATPETVAALRQHLGLDQPLIVRYFSWLAGMFQGNFGTSFASNLPVTQLVAQRIPATFQLAATTTLVSVPVALIIGITAAMKRGSLLDRALVVSTMAVVAVPEFLVATVAVIIFAVKLHWVPAMSLGSTHQDFLGFLRTFALPVMTLCCVVVAQMARMTRAAIVNQMDSPYLEMTLLKGVSPLRAMLRHALPNAVGPIANAISLSLSYLFGGVIIIESIFSYPGLASQMVDAVSNRDLPVVQLCVMFFAVCYLVLLLIADVLTIAFNPKWRG, encoded by the coding sequence ATGAACCGATACATTCTGACACTGATACTCCGGCGCATAGGGTCGGGTTTACTTACGCTGCTTATTGTCTCGGCGCTGGTGTTTCTTATCACCAGCATGCTGCCGGGCGATGCGGCGCAGATGATCCTTGGCCAGTCGGCGACCCCGGAAACGGTGGCGGCCCTGCGCCAGCATCTCGGGCTGGACCAGCCGCTGATCGTGCGTTATTTCAGCTGGCTGGCCGGAATGTTTCAGGGCAATTTCGGTACCTCGTTTGCCAGTAACCTGCCGGTTACGCAGCTGGTGGCACAGCGTATTCCTGCGACTTTCCAGCTGGCAGCGACCACCACGCTGGTCTCCGTGCCGGTCGCGCTGATTATCGGCATTACTGCCGCGATGAAGCGCGGCTCGCTGCTGGATCGGGCGCTGGTGGTCAGCACCATGGCGGTGGTGGCGGTGCCGGAGTTTCTGGTGGCGACCGTGGCGGTGATCATCTTCGCCGTCAAGCTGCACTGGGTGCCGGCGATGTCGCTCGGCTCCACGCATCAGGACTTCCTCGGCTTCCTGCGCACCTTCGCGCTGCCGGTGATGACCCTGTGCTGCGTGGTGGTCGCGCAGATGGCGCGCATGACGCGTGCCGCTATCGTCAACCAGATGGACAGCCCTTACCTGGAAATGACGTTGTTGAAAGGCGTCTCCCCGCTGCGTGCCATGCTGCGGCATGCGCTGCCTAACGCGGTCGGGCCGATTGCCAACGCCATCTCCCTCAGCCTCTCCTACCTGTTTGGCGGGGTAATTATTATCGAAAGTATCTTCAGCTATCCCGGGCTGGCCAGCCAGATGGTCGATGCGGTGAGCAACCGCGACCTGCCGGTAGTGCAGCTATGCGTGATGTTCTTCGCCGTCTGCTACCTGGTGCTGCTGCTGATTGCTGATGTTCTGACTATTGCGTTCAATCCTAAGTGGAGGGGCTGA
- a CDS encoding ABC transporter substrate-binding protein has product MSKFRKEFSRVNPNLPQVITDVAISRRGMMKLLSAGAVMSTGLIGFPAFSFAAETPVMGGKLRAAVANASASDTLDPAKGSNSGDYCRQFMFYSGLTELDKNLKAQPALAESFDSADGINWNIKLRPGVTFHDGKALTAADVVYSLSRHKDPAVASTVITLASQMKEIKAVSPTEVSIVLEQANVDLPSILSTSSFLIVQDGTKDFSKGIGTGPFVLKEFQPGVRTSGAKNKNYWKPGLPHLDEVELMGVTDPAARVNALMSGDLHIVSTLSANDVKRLKQNGQFTIMESKSGMYSDLIIRTDKAPGSNPDFVLAMKYLQPREMILKTVLQGFGTVGNDTPVPPWHPMFNKDIPQRPLDLDKAKFHLKKANMVGAKVEVITTPNIEGAVEGGQLLQQIARSAGLNVSVRRVPYDGYWSAHWMKDPVGYGSVNPRPTLDMLFSQFYQSSAPWNESGWKNAQFDQLVTAARGENDQVKRKQMYGDMQQLVYDNCGTLIPAFISTMDGCSNKVKGVEAWPSGMMMGYRFHEFAWLAA; this is encoded by the coding sequence ATGAGTAAATTTCGCAAAGAATTTAGCCGTGTTAACCCGAATTTGCCCCAGGTGATTACGGATGTCGCGATTTCACGACGTGGCATGATGAAGCTGCTGTCCGCAGGCGCGGTGATGAGTACCGGCCTGATCGGTTTCCCGGCGTTCAGCTTCGCAGCGGAAACCCCGGTGATGGGCGGCAAACTGCGCGCGGCGGTGGCTAACGCCTCGGCCAGCGATACCCTCGACCCGGCCAAAGGCAGCAACAGCGGCGACTACTGCCGCCAGTTTATGTTCTACAGCGGCCTGACCGAGCTGGATAAAAACCTTAAGGCGCAGCCGGCGCTGGCGGAATCTTTCGACAGCGCTGACGGCATCAACTGGAATATCAAACTGCGCCCGGGCGTTACCTTCCACGACGGTAAAGCCCTGACCGCGGCCGATGTGGTTTACTCGCTCAGCCGCCATAAAGACCCGGCGGTGGCCTCGACGGTGATCACCCTCGCCAGCCAGATGAAAGAGATTAAAGCGGTCAGCCCGACGGAGGTTTCCATCGTGCTGGAACAGGCCAACGTTGACCTGCCGTCGATCCTCTCCACCAGCTCTTTCCTGATTGTGCAGGACGGCACCAAAGACTTCAGTAAAGGCATCGGCACCGGGCCGTTTGTGTTGAAAGAGTTCCAGCCGGGCGTGCGTACTTCCGGCGCGAAGAATAAAAACTACTGGAAACCGGGCCTGCCGCACCTCGACGAAGTGGAGCTGATGGGCGTCACCGACCCGGCGGCCCGCGTTAACGCCCTGATGTCCGGCGACCTGCATATCGTCTCCACGCTCTCCGCCAATGATGTGAAACGCCTGAAGCAGAACGGCCAGTTCACCATTATGGAGAGCAAGTCCGGCATGTACAGCGACCTGATCATCCGTACCGACAAGGCACCCGGCAGCAACCCCGATTTCGTGCTGGCGATGAAGTATCTGCAGCCGCGTGAAATGATCCTTAAAACCGTGCTGCAGGGCTTCGGCACCGTCGGTAACGACACCCCGGTTCCGCCATGGCACCCGATGTTCAACAAAGATATCCCGCAGCGTCCGCTGGATCTCGACAAGGCCAAATTCCACCTGAAAAAAGCCAACATGGTCGGCGCGAAAGTGGAAGTGATCACCACCCCCAATATCGAAGGGGCAGTGGAAGGCGGTCAGCTGTTACAGCAGATAGCGCGCAGCGCCGGGCTTAACGTCTCAGTACGCCGCGTCCCGTACGACGGCTACTGGTCAGCTCACTGGATGAAAGATCCGGTCGGTTACGGCTCGGTAAACCCGCGCCCGACGCTGGATATGCTGTTCTCCCAGTTCTATCAGTCCTCCGCGCCGTGGAACGAATCCGGCTGGAAAAATGCCCAGTTCGACCAGTTGGTCACCGCCGCCCGTGGCGAGAACGACCAGGTGAAACGCAAGCAGATGTATGGCGACATGCAGCAGCTGGTGTATGACAACTGCGGCACATTGATCCCGGCCTTTATCAGTACCATGGATGGCTGTAGTAACAAGGTGAAAGGGGTGGAGGCCTGGCCGTCGGGCATGATGATGGGTTACCGCTTCCATGAGTTCGCATGGCTGGCGGCTTAA
- a CDS encoding NAD(P)/FAD-dependent oxidoreductase, which translates to MKLESFWQATAPVFTGAKTGDLPATADVVVIGGGFTGISAALNLARSGVNVVVLEAGEVMSQASGRNGGHCNTGVAQNFSALVESQGVEQATRYYRAFADAVDYVQSVVADEQIDCDFRRCGKLKLASKASHMPSLVAACEMMKRHVDPDVEILSSQDVKREIDSPSFHGGLLQRHGGQMHMGKFGVGLAEAAARAGAAIYPQRAVTGLTRLNGYRHRVSTAQGDIVAGKVLMATGCSNIGPFDWFQRRIIPVGSFVTVTAPLSESLLQQILPGDRTYVTSLNLGNYIRTTADRRLVFGGRARFAISSPTSDAKSGDVLKAGMQKMFPALGDVPIDYCWGGLVDMTADRLPHAGEHEGVFYSLGYSGHGTQMSVWMGRVMADLVAEKANNNPWQRSAWPAVPGYFGKPWFLPVAGLYYKAKDRFS; encoded by the coding sequence ATGAAACTGGAATCATTCTGGCAGGCAACAGCACCCGTATTCACCGGTGCAAAAACCGGCGATCTGCCTGCGACCGCCGATGTGGTGGTGATTGGCGGTGGCTTTACCGGCATCTCGGCGGCGCTGAATCTGGCGCGCAGCGGGGTGAACGTGGTGGTGCTGGAAGCGGGCGAGGTGATGAGCCAGGCATCCGGCCGCAACGGCGGCCACTGTAATACCGGCGTGGCGCAGAACTTCTCGGCGCTGGTGGAGAGCCAGGGCGTTGAGCAGGCGACCCGCTATTATCGGGCGTTTGCCGATGCGGTCGACTACGTGCAGAGCGTGGTGGCTGACGAGCAGATCGACTGTGACTTCCGCCGCTGCGGCAAGCTGAAACTGGCCAGTAAGGCGTCACATATGCCGTCGCTGGTGGCGGCGTGCGAGATGATGAAGCGCCATGTTGACCCGGATGTTGAAATTCTCAGTAGCCAGGATGTGAAGCGTGAAATCGATTCGCCGTCATTCCACGGCGGCCTGCTGCAGCGCCACGGCGGGCAGATGCATATGGGCAAATTCGGCGTTGGGCTGGCAGAAGCGGCTGCCCGTGCGGGTGCCGCCATTTATCCGCAGCGCGCCGTGACCGGGCTGACGCGCCTCAACGGCTACCGTCACCGCGTCAGCACCGCCCAGGGCGATATTGTCGCCGGGAAAGTGCTGATGGCGACCGGCTGCTCCAATATCGGCCCGTTTGACTGGTTCCAGCGCCGCATTATTCCGGTTGGCAGTTTTGTCACCGTGACCGCGCCGCTGTCCGAATCGTTACTGCAGCAGATCCTGCCGGGTGACCGTACCTACGTCACCTCGCTCAATCTGGGCAATTACATCCGTACCACTGCCGATCGGCGTCTGGTATTTGGTGGCCGTGCGCGTTTCGCCATCAGCAGCCCAACCTCAGACGCGAAAAGCGGTGATGTACTGAAAGCCGGGATGCAGAAGATGTTCCCGGCGTTGGGTGACGTACCGATTGATTACTGCTGGGGCGGACTGGTGGATATGACCGCCGACCGCCTGCCGCACGCGGGTGAGCACGAAGGGGTGTTTTACTCGCTCGGCTACAGCGGTCACGGTACGCAGATGTCGGTGTGGATGGGCCGGGTCATGGCGGACCTGGTAGCAGAAAAAGCCAATAACAACCCCTGGCAGCGCAGCGCCTGGCCTGCGGTCCCCGGCTACTTTGGCAAACCGTGGTTCCTGCCTGTTGCTGGACTGTACTACAAAGCGAAGGATCGCTTTTCATGA
- a CDS encoding haloacid dehalogenase type II: protein MAVFKPKFITFDCYGTLINFDMAGAAAAIFADRVSPERMEAFTTDFSTYRMDEVLGAFKLYPLVVANALYRTCNKWGVECTDQDCAAVMTACATWGPHPDVPAGLAIVAKEFPLVLLTNSTDELIKNHVPRLGAPIHMTITAEEVGAYKPQMKGFEYMLNKLNCGPDEILHVSSSLRYDLMTAYDLGIKNKVFVNRGHGPGNPAYEYTEIKDIGGLPGVVGL, encoded by the coding sequence ATGGCTGTGTTTAAACCGAAATTCATCACCTTCGACTGTTACGGCACGCTGATCAACTTCGATATGGCCGGTGCTGCTGCCGCCATCTTCGCCGATCGCGTCAGCCCGGAACGTATGGAGGCCTTCACCACTGACTTCTCTACCTACCGTATGGACGAAGTGCTGGGGGCATTCAAACTTTATCCGCTGGTGGTGGCCAATGCGCTGTACCGCACCTGTAATAAATGGGGCGTCGAGTGTACCGATCAGGACTGTGCTGCGGTGATGACCGCCTGCGCGACCTGGGGACCGCACCCGGACGTTCCGGCTGGCCTGGCGATTGTCGCCAAAGAGTTCCCGCTGGTGCTGCTGACCAACTCCACCGATGAGCTGATCAAAAACCACGTGCCACGTCTTGGCGCCCCCATCCATATGACCATTACCGCCGAAGAAGTTGGCGCCTATAAGCCGCAGATGAAGGGCTTCGAATACATGCTCAACAAGCTGAACTGCGGGCCGGACGAGATCCTGCACGTCTCCAGCAGCCTGCGTTACGACCTGATGACCGCTTATGACCTCGGCATCAAAAACAAAGTGTTTGTTAATCGCGGTCACGGTCCGGGTAACCCGGCATATGAGTACACCGAGATTAAAGATATTGGCGGACTTCCGGGCGTGGTAGGGCTGTAG
- a CDS encoding aldehyde dehydrogenase family protein, with amino-acid sequence MLSFDPDKIALPAGHFINGKHIRGQGEQLAVKRPSDGLLAGELYQADAALVDEAVSVADAAVRDSGWASCPPRQRGAVLKRWADMIEVDPLLAQLESLGSTRPIYDVVNHEIPFTADAIRFYAECADKYSGDVLPTRDVSLGMLVPEPYGVIGAITPWNFPLSMASWKCGPALAAGNAVVLKPSELTPFSTVRMAELAVQAGLPAGVLNIIQGGGAVTGSALVAHPLVRKVSFTGSTATGARIMSDAAFNGMKPVTLELGGKSPQLVFDDCGDITEVAGRILRGFTANGGQACVAGTRLIVQRGVHDALIGKLIELCQGFRAGVTWDESSRYAPMIDRRQATKVASVINSARQQGAEVLVGGQRFADTGEGFFWQPTLLAGVANDNPAVQEEIFGPVLTVQIFDEEAEGLALASHPTYGLCAGVHTKNIDRALRAMRGIAAGTVWINRYGRSGDFIIPTGGFHGSGIGKDLGRQAFEACQRYKSVLIDF; translated from the coding sequence ATGCTTAGTTTTGACCCGGATAAAATCGCACTGCCCGCAGGACATTTCATTAATGGTAAGCATATTCGCGGGCAGGGTGAGCAGCTGGCGGTTAAGCGTCCTTCCGATGGCCTGCTGGCGGGTGAACTGTATCAGGCGGATGCGGCGCTGGTGGATGAGGCGGTGAGCGTGGCGGATGCTGCCGTCCGTGACAGCGGCTGGGCCAGCTGCCCGCCGCGTCAGCGCGGCGCGGTACTGAAGCGCTGGGCGGACATGATTGAGGTCGATCCGCTGCTGGCACAGCTGGAGTCGCTTGGCTCCACGCGCCCTATCTATGACGTGGTCAATCACGAGATCCCGTTTACTGCCGACGCCATTCGCTTCTATGCCGAGTGCGCCGACAAATATAGCGGCGACGTGCTGCCGACCCGCGATGTCAGTCTCGGCATGCTGGTACCGGAACCTTACGGGGTGATCGGGGCGATTACGCCGTGGAACTTCCCGCTGTCGATGGCCTCGTGGAAATGTGGCCCGGCGCTGGCAGCAGGAAATGCCGTGGTGCTGAAGCCTTCAGAGCTGACGCCGTTCTCTACCGTGCGCATGGCCGAACTGGCCGTGCAGGCGGGCCTGCCTGCCGGAGTGCTGAACATTATTCAGGGCGGCGGCGCGGTGACCGGTAGCGCGCTGGTGGCGCATCCGCTGGTGCGCAAAGTCTCCTTTACCGGCTCAACGGCCACCGGCGCACGCATCATGAGCGACGCGGCGTTTAACGGTATGAAGCCGGTGACGCTGGAGCTGGGTGGCAAAAGCCCGCAGCTGGTGTTCGACGACTGCGGCGATATCACTGAGGTGGCCGGGCGTATCCTGCGTGGTTTTACCGCCAACGGCGGCCAGGCCTGCGTCGCCGGGACGCGTCTGATTGTACAACGCGGCGTGCACGATGCGCTGATCGGCAAACTGATTGAGCTGTGCCAGGGTTTCCGGGCCGGTGTGACCTGGGACGAGAGCAGCCGCTATGCGCCGATGATTGATCGGCGCCAGGCCACGAAGGTGGCCTCGGTGATCAACAGCGCCCGCCAGCAGGGAGCGGAAGTGCTGGTAGGCGGGCAGCGCTTTGCCGATACCGGCGAAGGGTTCTTCTGGCAACCGACGCTGCTGGCGGGCGTGGCTAACGACAACCCGGCGGTGCAGGAGGAGATCTTCGGCCCGGTGCTGACTGTACAAATCTTTGATGAGGAAGCCGAAGGGCTGGCGCTGGCTTCCCACCCGACCTACGGCCTGTGCGCCGGGGTACACACCAAAAATATTGACCGTGCGCTGCGGGCGATGCGCGGCATTGCCGCCGGCACCGTGTGGATCAACCGTTACGGCCGCTCCGGCGACTTTATTATCCCGACTGGCGGCTTCCACGGCTCAGGCATCGGTAAAGATCTGGGCCGGCAGGCGTTTGAAGCCTGCCAGCGTTATAAAAGCGTACTGATCGACTTCTAG